The following proteins come from a genomic window of Nicotiana tabacum cultivar K326 unplaced genomic scaffold, ASM71507v2 Un00026, whole genome shotgun sequence:
- the LOC107807549 gene encoding uncharacterized protein LOC107807549, translating to MELNLRQIRWLELLKDYDVDILYHPGKANIVADALSRKSMGSLSHVEANKVKMTKYLCQLASLQVRLVDAEGGRILVQNTAQSSFVTEVKERQHEDSELIKLRESIPQQRQPLFELTGDGVLRYQGRLCVPSVGELHAKILSEAHYSRYARYQ from the exons ATGGAGCTGAACCTACGACAAATAAGATGGCTAgaattactaaaggactatgatgttgatattttatatcatcccggcAAAGCTAATATTGTTGCTGATGCCCTTAGCCGGAAGTCCATGGGCAGTCTAAGCCATGTTGAAGCTAATAAGGTCAAGATGACCAAATATCTATGCCAGCTAGCTAGTTTGCAGGTGCGTTTGGTAGATGCAGAGGGTGGACGCATTCTCGTTCAGAATACGGCACAATCTTCTTTTGTTACTGAAGTGAAAGAACGACAACACGAGGATTCTGAGCTTATAAAACTGAGGGAAAGTATTCCACAGCAGCGACAACCTTTATTTGAGCTAACTGGAGATGGAGTCCTTAGATACCAGGGCCGCTTATGTGTACCGTCAGTAGGAGAGCTCCATGCCAAGATTCTTTCGGAGGCCCATTATTCTAGATATGCA AGGTACCAGTAg